A portion of the Oncorhynchus gorbuscha isolate QuinsamMale2020 ecotype Even-year linkage group LG19, OgorEven_v1.0, whole genome shotgun sequence genome contains these proteins:
- the LOC124004936 gene encoding matrix metalloproteinase-20-like, whose protein sequence is MSPSSGPQPRNRRATATSALGEKIREMQGFFSLKQTGRLDLQTLSVMRKHRCGVPDMENYSFYPDQIKWKNSTITYRIDQYTPDLTQEEVDTSFRLALKIWSDAAPLKFIKVNHDKADIILSFAKKSHGDFFPFDGPKGVLAHAFAPGEDMGGDVHFDEDEIWTMGNSKLGYNLFTVAAHELGHSLGLSHSKDPSSLMYPNYNYYIGAQYILPQDDALGIQALYGKPVRKQDPPNLPKKCDPNFSVDAVAVFGKEIVFFKNRYMWLRTTWMTYWNLLREGPSSTYLPSINSPVDAAYDIPAKGVAYVFTGPKYWVVRQLKKKSHFGSIYDYGFPARVRNIDAAVHISEYGKTFFFIGHDYYRYDEHRRRMDPGFPRNIQTDWPGIGRSVDAALELQGTIYLFSGTKAYNYDYRQNRVLNRILANAWLDC, encoded by the exons ATGAGCCCCAGCAGTGGCCCCCAGCCCCGTAATAGGAGGGCCACCGCCACCTCAGCCCTGGGGGAAAAGATCAGGGAGATGCAGGGTTTCTTCAGTCTGAAGCAGACTGGCAGACTGGACCTCCAGACACTCTCTGTGATGAGGAAGCACAGGTGTGGAGTGCCTGACATGGAAAACTACAGCTTTTACCCTGACCAGATCAAGTGGAAGAATTCCACCATCACATACAG GATTGATCAGTACACCCCTGACCTTACACAGGAGGAGGTGGATACTTCCTTCCGTTTGGCCTTGAAGATCTGGAGTGACGCGGCCCCACTGAAGTTCATCAAGGTCAACCACGACAAGGCAGACATCATCCTCTCCTTCGCAAAAAAAA GTCACGGAGACTTCTTTCCCTTTGACGGCCCCAAGGGTGTTCTGGCCCACGCCTTCGCACCAGGGGAGGACATGGGGGGAGATGTGCACTTTGACGAGGACGAAATCTGGACGATGGGGAATTCCAAGCTAG GTTATAACCTGTTCACTGTTGCGGCTCATGAGTTAGGCCACTCCCTGGGCCTCTCCCATTCCAAAGACCCCTCATCTCTCATGTACCCCAACTACAATTATTACATTGGAGCACAGTACATACTTCCACAAGATGACGCACTGGGAATCCAGGCGCTGTATG GCAAGCCAGTCAGAAAACAGGATCCACCAAACCTTCCTAAGAAGTGTGATCCCAACTTCTCTGTTGATGCAGTGGCAGTGTTCGGGAAGGAAATTGTGTTCTTTAAAAACAG GTACATGTGGTTGAGGACAACATGGATGACATACTGGAACCTTCTGAGAGAGGGCCCCAGCAGCACATACCTCCCCAGCATCAACTCTCCTGTGGACGCAGCCTATGACATCCCTGCCAAAGGTGTGGCATATGTCTTCACTG GTCCTAAGTACTGGGTAGTTCGACAGCTTAAGAAGAAAAGCCACTTTGGCTCCATATATGACTATGGATTCCCAGCCAGAGTAAGGAACATTGACGCTGCTGTTCACATCAGTGAATATGGAAAAACCTTCTTCTTCATAGGACATGATTACTATAG ATACGATGAACACAGACGTAGGATGGATCCAGGATTTCCAAGAAACATCCAAACAGACTGGCCAGGTATTGGGAGGAGTGTTGATGCTGCACTTGAGTTACAAG GTACAATCTATCTCTTCAGTGGAACAAAGGCATACAACTATGACTACAGACAGAACCGGGTGCTGAATCGAATCCTAGCCAATGCATGGCTGGACTGCTAA